The following are encoded together in the Nymphalis io chromosome 26, ilAglIoxx1.1, whole genome shotgun sequence genome:
- the LOC126778518 gene encoding F-box only protein 28 isoform X1, whose protein sequence is MTLLSLPMLVVENIFSYLSYDEIAKLRLVSKPFNNISMRLLNRGFLMIERRHALALKNVKAQLPRRESERRYHPLARHCDILTSIETRISMLNMTYSKFIDNGICCFIPGKVIDEISRVLYIVEISKTPPRAHEVLQELRDISSMAIEHFDEKISPALRRKLQEGVAPPPPRPSPPAVIAPIALNHEIQALRRRSILNARLSLYLASQYKKFHKRMLSYKRIAALQQKQIRNYQKKQKQQDNCIAELKRRIEECDIKYSELTHTNQAVGGKATATENSTGTQPLRHFGSQIKLDLSVLPIGTSKMNQNILLPNIKPRNPSIKLPSLSEDRERRSDQNPGPSTSNQSPKGKVLSTMAKIRGLTNEIRNLTNISKSIEGRLKRPLRTEDEEVLSKKLKQD, encoded by the exons ATGACTTTATTAAGTCTTCCAATGCTCgtagttgaaaatatattttcctatcTATCTTACGATGAAATTGCTAAACTCAGATtg gtGTCAAaaccatttaataatataagtatgcgTTTGTTGAATAGAGGTTTTTTAATGATTGAAAGACGACATGCATTGGCCCTCAAGAATGTTAAGGCACAATTACCACGTAGGGAATCAGAGCgcag aTATCATCCTTTGGCTCGGCACTGCGATATATTGACGTCAATAGAGACACGTATATCAATGCTCAATATGACATACTCCAAGTTTATAGACAATGGCATCTGTTGTTTTATACCGGGAAAG gtgATTGATGAAATAAGTCGCGTACTCTACATCGTAGAGATATCAAAGACGCCGCCTCGTGCTCACGAAGTCTTACAAGAGCTACGAGATATATCCAGTATGGCGATAGAGCACTTTGACGAGAAAATATCGCCCGCATTGAGACGAAAGTTACAAGAAGGTGTCGCACCACCTCCACCGAGGCCGTCTCCACCAG CTGTTATAGCTCCAATTGCTCTAAACCATGAGATACAGGCGCTCCGCCGAAGGTCGATACTGAACGCGAGGCTGTCCCTGTACCTGGCGTCGCAATACAAGAAATTTCATAAACgg ATGTTAAGTTACAAACGTATCGCTGCACTGCAACAAAAGCAAATAAGAAACTATCAGAAGAAACAGAAGCAACAGGATAACTGTATAG cCGAACTCAAGAGGCGTATCGAGGAATGTGACATAAAATACAGTGAATTGACACATACGAACCAAGCGGTTGGAGGTAAAG ctaCAGCTACTGAAAACTCAACAGGTACACAGCCGCTAAGGCATTTCGGGAGTCAGATCAAGTTGGATTTGTCAGTTCTGCCAATCGGTACTTCTAAGATGAATCAGAACATAC tattGCCGAACATAAAACCGAGGAATCCATCGATCAAGTTACCCAGCTTATCAGAGGACAGGGAGCGGAGATCAGATCAGAACCCTGGACCGTCCACATCGAACCAAAGTCCGAAAGGGAAGGTCTTATCCACTATGGCCAAAATACGCGGCCTTACAAACGAAATTAGAAATTTgacaaatatatcaaaatcaataGAGGGTAGGTTAAAGCGTCCCTTGAGAACAGAAGACGAGGAGGTACTATCGAAAAAATTGAAACAAGATTAA
- the LOC126778518 gene encoding F-box only protein 28 isoform X2, protein MTLLSLPMLVVENIFSYLSYDEIAKLRLVSKPFNNISMRLLNRGFLMIERRHALALKNVKAQLPRRESERRYHPLARHCDILTSIETRISMLNMTYSKFIDNGICCFIPGKVIDEISRVLYIVEISKTPPRAHEVLQELRDISSMAIEHFDEKISPALRRKLQEGVAPPPPRPSPPAVIAPIALNHEIQALRRRSILNARLSLYLASQYKKFHKRMLSYKRIAALQQKQIRNYQKKQKQQDNCIAELKRRIEECDIKYSELTHTNQAVGGKGTQPLRHFGSQIKLDLSVLPIGTSKMNQNILLPNIKPRNPSIKLPSLSEDRERRSDQNPGPSTSNQSPKGKVLSTMAKIRGLTNEIRNLTNISKSIEGRLKRPLRTEDEEVLSKKLKQD, encoded by the exons ATGACTTTATTAAGTCTTCCAATGCTCgtagttgaaaatatattttcctatcTATCTTACGATGAAATTGCTAAACTCAGATtg gtGTCAAaaccatttaataatataagtatgcgTTTGTTGAATAGAGGTTTTTTAATGATTGAAAGACGACATGCATTGGCCCTCAAGAATGTTAAGGCACAATTACCACGTAGGGAATCAGAGCgcag aTATCATCCTTTGGCTCGGCACTGCGATATATTGACGTCAATAGAGACACGTATATCAATGCTCAATATGACATACTCCAAGTTTATAGACAATGGCATCTGTTGTTTTATACCGGGAAAG gtgATTGATGAAATAAGTCGCGTACTCTACATCGTAGAGATATCAAAGACGCCGCCTCGTGCTCACGAAGTCTTACAAGAGCTACGAGATATATCCAGTATGGCGATAGAGCACTTTGACGAGAAAATATCGCCCGCATTGAGACGAAAGTTACAAGAAGGTGTCGCACCACCTCCACCGAGGCCGTCTCCACCAG CTGTTATAGCTCCAATTGCTCTAAACCATGAGATACAGGCGCTCCGCCGAAGGTCGATACTGAACGCGAGGCTGTCCCTGTACCTGGCGTCGCAATACAAGAAATTTCATAAACgg ATGTTAAGTTACAAACGTATCGCTGCACTGCAACAAAAGCAAATAAGAAACTATCAGAAGAAACAGAAGCAACAGGATAACTGTATAG cCGAACTCAAGAGGCGTATCGAGGAATGTGACATAAAATACAGTGAATTGACACATACGAACCAAGCGGTTGGAGGTAAAG GTACACAGCCGCTAAGGCATTTCGGGAGTCAGATCAAGTTGGATTTGTCAGTTCTGCCAATCGGTACTTCTAAGATGAATCAGAACATAC tattGCCGAACATAAAACCGAGGAATCCATCGATCAAGTTACCCAGCTTATCAGAGGACAGGGAGCGGAGATCAGATCAGAACCCTGGACCGTCCACATCGAACCAAAGTCCGAAAGGGAAGGTCTTATCCACTATGGCCAAAATACGCGGCCTTACAAACGAAATTAGAAATTTgacaaatatatcaaaatcaataGAGGGTAGGTTAAAGCGTCCCTTGAGAACAGAAGACGAGGAGGTACTATCGAAAAAATTGAAACAAGATTAA